A single region of the Anguilla rostrata isolate EN2019 chromosome 11, ASM1855537v3, whole genome shotgun sequence genome encodes:
- the spats2 gene encoding spermatogenesis-associated serine-rich protein 2, with the protein MAKKNSHKDTSGVVFDTHSKMVMSQGGTYERMKEKISAVRAVVPNKSNNEIVLVLQHFENCVDRAVQAFVEGSATEILKEWNVTGKKKPKKKKPKPKPQPEVPAEPEQAEPDPAKATPPSDGKDEVNGFHANGSVLDGDSLDSLSEQLDSASLDAAELDSEPATPELSDATSGVEVDSKPRPPSQASHFSQGGRSQQGQRGGKPRPRLASGSQPGPAHSSFLPDDGQHGAAGNKKIAPNIDRSVKDLQRCTASLSRYRVVVKDEMDSSIKRMKQTFAELQSCLMDREVALLAEMDKVKAEAMAILDGRQKKAEELRRLTDQSASMSEDQLSELRADIKHFVSERKYDEDLGRAVKFTYELEPLKKSVMGFGQVYHPQTGYSSRSRCSSAASSITGPGALEALAPPQSQAPPPAQAPPQGPPQASGYGGRPAQPHRQGYQGNHRHNYHPGGQRYNSGPHQDRNPNRTYRYQGNRGQGAAAGNAYPSSQPSSTSSSASVTVNGSAQPNPLPPRQDRPATNGLPQRTPRTHCP; encoded by the exons ATGGCCAAAAAGAACAGTCACAAAG ACACTTCGGGCGTGGTGTTCGACACGCACTCTAAAATGGTGATGTCCCAGGGAGGGACGTACGAGAGGATGAAGGAGAAG ATTAGTGCCGTCCGAGCCGTGGTGCCCAACAAAAGCAACAACGAGATAGTCCTGGTGCTGCAGCACTTTGAGAACTGCGTGGACCGGGCCGTCCAGGCCTTTGTGGAAG GCAGTGCCACTGAAATCTTGAAGGAGTGGAATGTAACCGGTAAAAAGAAG CCCAAGAAGAagaaacccaaacccaaacctcAGCCGGAAGTCCCGGCAGAGCCGGAGCAGGCCGAGCCGGACCCAGCCAAGGCCACGCCTCCCTCTGATGGCAAGGATGAGGTCAACGGTTTCCACGCCAACGGATCCGTGCTGGATGGGGATTCGCTGGACTCCCTGAGCGAGCAACTGGACTCTGCCTCCCTGGATGCGGCCGAGCTCGACTCGGAACCCGCCACGCCCGAGCTCTCCGACGCCACCTCAG GTGTGGAGGTGGACTCCAAACCCAGGCCCCCGAGCCAGGCCTCCCACTTCAGCCAGGGAGGGCGGAGCCAGCAGGGCCAACGCGGcggcaagccccgcccccgactCGCCTCCGGCTCccagcctggccccgcccactcctcGTTCCTCCCCGACGACGGCCAGCACGGGGCGGCCGGCAATAAGAAGATCG cgcCGAACATCGACCGGTCGGTGAAGGACCTGCAGCGCTGCACGGCCTCGCTCTCGCGCTACCGGGTGGTGGTGAAGGACGAGATGGACTCCTCCATCAAGCGCATGAAGCAGACCTTCGCCGAGCtccagagctg tctaaTGGACCGGGAGGTTGCCCTGTTGGCTGAAATGGACAAAGTCAAAGCGGAAGCCA TGGCCATCCTGGACGGGCGTCAGAAGAAGGCAGAGGAGCTTCGGCGGCTGACCGACCAATCCGCATCCATGTCCGAGGACCAGCTGAGCGAGCTCCGCGCAGACATCAAG CACTTTGTGAGCGAGCGCAAATATGACGAGGACCTGGGGAGGGCCGTCAAGTTCACCTATGAGCTGGAGCCGCTGAAGAAGAGCGTCATGGGATTCGGACAAG tgtaccACCCTCAGACTGGCTACTCCAGCCGCTCCCGCTGCAGCTCCGCCGCCTCCTCCATCACTGGCCCTGGCGCCCTGGAGGCGTTGGCCCCGCCCCAGTCgcaagccccgcctccagcccaggccccgccccagggACCCCCCCAGGCCTCGGGATACGGCGGCCGCCCCGCCCAGCCACACAGACAG GGTTACCAGGGCAACCACCGTCATAACTATCACCCCGGAGGTCAACGGTATAACAGCGGCCCGCACCAAGATCGGAACCCCAACCGGACCTATCGTTACCAAGGCAACCGTGGGCAGGGGGCAGCCGCCGGCAATGCCTATCCATCCTCCCAGCCAagctccacctccagctccgCTTCTGTCACCGTCAACGGCTCTGCCCAGCCCAACCCGCTCCCGCCCCGTCAAGACCGCCCCGCTACCAACGGGCTGCCCCAGAGGACCCCCCGGACACACTGCCCCTGA